The proteins below are encoded in one region of Coffea arabica cultivar ET-39 chromosome 4c, Coffea Arabica ET-39 HiFi, whole genome shotgun sequence:
- the LOC113738550 gene encoding uncharacterized protein isoform X2, translating to MNYSRVQNFRKNQKQHISTKAAAMLQNQMIRRSSSSDLSEICSIGSGSSLESLASLASDSGNRFSSGTPPSALKSSDHPPKIPFQKQKAALGNKKMGKPGFLSLLADKEVRPFQNKHIILSYRLQHYKRPSGVSLPIETKTTSEKSGDEIPEASNPDDKPLKNPTSKKGQGPIQFGTRQGLKFRHESPCVFALRSWEQSSAPPQSVFSDYDLFSRPESAPGSEIKGHAIINPEGNACFRPLTFCTVHKSAGVLRLKDIQDSECYSRLEVKIPVHKVTHWFNDCILKFPPIHTTLIVFKPPSKDRKAMEDFSCVPPPPPPPPPPPPLKANPNASWTKNAKLQVNFLRGDAWFCSEECRYSSAIKDLELEAIQELALMLQRANKIKQANRAKAVKESEVASGKDKNKGKGKGIFFIG from the exons ATGAATTATTCAAGAGTTCAAAACTTCCGGAAGAACCAAAAGCAGCATATTTCTACTAAAGCAGCTGCTATGCTGCAGAACCAGATGATTCGGAGGAGCTCATCTTCTGATCTGTCAGAAATTTGCTCAATTGGTTCTGGAAGCTCACTGGAGTCTCTGGCCTCCTTGGCCAGTGATTCAGGCAACAGATTTTCCTCTGGTACACCTCCATCTGCTCTGAAGTCTTCTGATCATCCACCAAAAATTCCATTTCAGAAGCAGAAAGCTGCACTAGGAAATAAGAAGATGGGAAAACCAGGCTTCCTGAGTTTACTAGCTGACAAGGAGGTCCGACCATTCCAGAACAAGCATATTATTCTCAGCTACCGGCTTCAACATTATAAGAGACCGTCAGGTGTTTCCTTACCCATCGAAACGAAAACAACTTCTGAGAAAAGTGGTGATGAAATCCCTGAAGCATCAAATCCTGATgataaacccttgaaaaacccTACATCCAAAAAAGGTCAGGGCCCAATCCAGTTTGGTACCAGACAAGGCTTAAAATTTCGTCATGAATCCCCTTGTGTGTTTGCACTCAGAAGCTGGGAACAGTCATCAGCACCGCCACAAAGTGTCTTTTCCGATTATGATCTGTTTTCCAGACCAGAATCTGCGCCTGGTTCTGAAATAAAAGGCCATGCTATCATAAACCCTGAGGGCAATGCATGTTTTCGCCCACTAACATTTTGCACTGTTCATAAATCTGCAGGTGTGCTAAGGCTAAAAGACATCCAGGATTCAGAATGCTATAGTCGACTGGAAGTTAAAATTCCAGTCCATAAAGTAACTCACTGGTTTAATGACTGCATCCTTAAATTTCCACCAATTCATACTACGTTGATTGTTTTCAAGCCGCCGAGCAAAGACCGAAAGGCTATGGAGGACTTTAGTTGtgttcctcctcctcctcctcctcctccaccacctccaccactgAAAGCTAATCCAAATGCGTCCTGGACCAAAAATGCAAAACTTCAGGTGAACTTCTTAAG GGGCGATGCATGGTTTTGCAGCGAAGAATGCCGCTACTCGAGCGCCATAAAAGACTTGGAATTAGAAGCAATTCAGGAGCTGGCCCTGATGCTTCAAAGGGCTAATAAGATTAAGCAGGCTAACAGGGCCAAAGCAGTAAAAGAAAGTGAAGTCGCTTCAGGCAAGGACAAGAACAAGGGCAAGGGGAAAGGCATCTTTTTCATCGGATGA
- the LOC113738550 gene encoding uncharacterized protein isoform X5, translating to MNYSRVQNFRKNQKQHISTKAAAMLQNQMIRRSSSSDLSEICSIGSGSSLESLASLASDSGNRFSSGTPPSALKSSDHPPKIPFQKQKAALGNKKMGKPGFLSLLADKEVRPFQNKHIILSYRLQHYKRPSGVSLPIETKTTSEKSGDEIPEASNPDDKPLKNPTSKKGVLRLKDIQDSECYSRLEVKIPVHKVTHWFNDCILKFPPIHTTLIVFKPPSKDRKAMEDFSCVPPPPPPPPPPPPLKANPNASWTKNAKLQVNFLRGDAWFCSEECRYSSAIKDLELEAIQELALMLQRANKIKQANRAKAVKESEVASGKDKNKGKGKGIFFIG from the exons ATGAATTATTCAAGAGTTCAAAACTTCCGGAAGAACCAAAAGCAGCATATTTCTACTAAAGCAGCTGCTATGCTGCAGAACCAGATGATTCGGAGGAGCTCATCTTCTGATCTGTCAGAAATTTGCTCAATTGGTTCTGGAAGCTCACTGGAGTCTCTGGCCTCCTTGGCCAGTGATTCAGGCAACAGATTTTCCTCTGGTACACCTCCATCTGCTCTGAAGTCTTCTGATCATCCACCAAAAATTCCATTTCAGAAGCAGAAAGCTGCACTAGGAAATAAGAAGATGGGAAAACCAGGCTTCCTGAGTTTACTAGCTGACAAGGAGGTCCGACCATTCCAGAACAAGCATATTATTCTCAGCTACCGGCTTCAACATTATAAGAGACCGTCAGGTGTTTCCTTACCCATCGAAACGAAAACAACTTCTGAGAAAAGTGGTGATGAAATCCCTGAAGCATCAAATCCTGATgataaacccttgaaaaacccTACATCCAAAAAAG GTGTGCTAAGGCTAAAAGACATCCAGGATTCAGAATGCTATAGTCGACTGGAAGTTAAAATTCCAGTCCATAAAGTAACTCACTGGTTTAATGACTGCATCCTTAAATTTCCACCAATTCATACTACGTTGATTGTTTTCAAGCCGCCGAGCAAAGACCGAAAGGCTATGGAGGACTTTAGTTGtgttcctcctcctcctcctcctcctccaccacctccaccactgAAAGCTAATCCAAATGCGTCCTGGACCAAAAATGCAAAACTTCAGGTGAACTTCTTAAG GGGCGATGCATGGTTTTGCAGCGAAGAATGCCGCTACTCGAGCGCCATAAAAGACTTGGAATTAGAAGCAATTCAGGAGCTGGCCCTGATGCTTCAAAGGGCTAATAAGATTAAGCAGGCTAACAGGGCCAAAGCAGTAAAAGAAAGTGAAGTCGCTTCAGGCAAGGACAAGAACAAGGGCAAGGGGAAAGGCATCTTTTTCATCGGATGA
- the LOC113738550 gene encoding uncharacterized protein isoform X6, which translates to MNYSRVQNFRKNQKQHISTKAAAMLQNQMIRRSSSSDLSEICSIGSGSSLESLASLASDSGNRFSSGTPPSALKSSDHPPKIPFQKQKAALGNKKMGKPGFLSLLADKEVRPFQNKHIILSYRLQHYKRPSGVSLPIETKTTSEKSGDEIPEASNPDDKPLKNPTSKKGVLRLKDIQDSECYSRLEVKIPVHKVTHWFNDCILKFPPIHTTLIVFKPPSKDRKAMEDFSCVPPPPPPPPPPPPLKANPNASWTKNAKLQGRCMVLQRRMPLLERHKRLGIRSNSGAGPDASKG; encoded by the exons ATGAATTATTCAAGAGTTCAAAACTTCCGGAAGAACCAAAAGCAGCATATTTCTACTAAAGCAGCTGCTATGCTGCAGAACCAGATGATTCGGAGGAGCTCATCTTCTGATCTGTCAGAAATTTGCTCAATTGGTTCTGGAAGCTCACTGGAGTCTCTGGCCTCCTTGGCCAGTGATTCAGGCAACAGATTTTCCTCTGGTACACCTCCATCTGCTCTGAAGTCTTCTGATCATCCACCAAAAATTCCATTTCAGAAGCAGAAAGCTGCACTAGGAAATAAGAAGATGGGAAAACCAGGCTTCCTGAGTTTACTAGCTGACAAGGAGGTCCGACCATTCCAGAACAAGCATATTATTCTCAGCTACCGGCTTCAACATTATAAGAGACCGTCAGGTGTTTCCTTACCCATCGAAACGAAAACAACTTCTGAGAAAAGTGGTGATGAAATCCCTGAAGCATCAAATCCTGATgataaacccttgaaaaacccTACATCCAAAAAAG GTGTGCTAAGGCTAAAAGACATCCAGGATTCAGAATGCTATAGTCGACTGGAAGTTAAAATTCCAGTCCATAAAGTAACTCACTGGTTTAATGACTGCATCCTTAAATTTCCACCAATTCATACTACGTTGATTGTTTTCAAGCCGCCGAGCAAAGACCGAAAGGCTATGGAGGACTTTAGTTGtgttcctcctcctcctcctcctcctccaccacctccaccactgAAAGCTAATCCAAATGCGTCCTGGACCAAAAATGCAAAACTTCAG GGGCGATGCATGGTTTTGCAGCGAAGAATGCCGCTACTCGAGCGCCATAAAAGACTTGGAATTAGAAGCAATTCAGGAGCTGGCCCTGATGCTTCAAAGGGCTAA
- the LOC113738570 gene encoding pentatricopeptide repeat-containing protein At3g16010 yields the protein MAAASPFCSRRAISTYPSLRQRFKQTEYDIVRMFQLATPKDEAPNFAVSRPAIRKSRSKRTLDERFIRILKIFKWGSDAEKALEVLQLRVDHRLVREVLNIDVEINVKMQFFKWVGKRRNFEHDSTTYLALIHCLEEAGRVGEMWKTIQEMVRGPCVISPVDLSEIVRTLGRAKMVNKALTVFYQVKARKCNPTASTYNSMIMMLMQQGHHEKVYELYSEMCDEGNCLPDTVTYSALISAFSKLGRDDSAIRLFDEMRENGLHPNSKIYTTVLGTYFKLGKVEKALRLVQEMKETGCAPTVYTYTELIKGLGRAGRVEEAYSVFLNVLKESCELDVVLINNVINLLGKVGRLADALSVFEKMGSLKCTPNVVTYNTILKSLFQSKAPVSEISSWFEQMKASGVAPSSFTYSILIDGFCKTNRVEKALLLLEEMDEKGFPPCPAAYCSLINSLGKAKRYEAANELFQELKENSGSLSSRVYAVMIKHFGKCGHLAEAMDLFNEMNKVGCSPDVYSYNALMSGMVKAGMLDETLSLLQTMEENGCNPDINSYNIILNGLAKTGGPERAIEMFTRMKSSKIKPDAVSYNTILGSLSRAGMFEEAARLMKEMQVKGFEYDHITYSSILEAVGKIDEDRVHSTF from the exons ATGGCAGCAGCCTCACCCTTTTGCTCAAGACGGGCTATATCTACATACCCTTCTCTCAGACAGAGATTTAAGCAAACAG AATATGATATTGTAAGGATGTTTCAGCTTGCAACTCCTAAAGATGAAGCGCCAAATTTTGCCGTGAGCCGACCAGCCATTAGAAAGAGCAGGTCTAAGAGGACATTGGATGAAAGGTTTATAAGGATTTTGAAAATATTCAAATGGGGTTCTGATGCAGAAAAGGCTCTTGAGGTGCTACAGCTTAGAGTGGATCATCGATTAGTTCGTGAGGTACTGAACATTGACGTGGAGATCAATGTTAAGATGCAGTTTTTCAAGTGGGTTGGCAAGAGAAGGAATTTTGAGCATGACTCCACCACTTACCTTGCTCTCATTCATTGTCTTGAGGAAGCTGGCAGGGTTGGCGAAATGTGGAAGACCATACAAGAAATGGTTCGAGGTCCTTGTGTAATCAGCCCTGTTGATCTGTCTGAAATAGTGAGAACTTTGGGCAGAGCTAAGATGGTCAACAAAGCCCTTACTGTCTTTTACCAGGTTAAAGCTCGCAAGTGCAATCCTACTGCAAGCACTTATAATTCTATGATCATGATGCTTATGCAACAAGGGCACCATGAGAAAGTTTATGAACTTTACAGTGAGATGTGTGATGAAGGCAACTGTTTGCCTGATACTGTAACATACAGCGCGCTGATATCAGCATTTAGTAAATTAGGTCGTGATGATTCTGCTATTAGGTTGTTTGATGAAATGAGGGAGAATGGTTTACATCCCAATTCAAAGATATATACGACTGTACTGGGGACttatttcaaattgggaaaagTTGAAAAGGCCTTAAGATTAGTCCAGGAGATGAAGGAGACTGGTTGTGCGCCAACTGTTTATACATACACTGAGTTAATAAAGGGGCTTGGTAGAGCTGGTAGGGTTGAAGAAGCTTACTCTGTATTTCTTAATGTGTTAAAGGAAAGCTGTGAACTAGACGTTGTGCTCATAAACAATGTCATAAATTTGCTTGGCAAGGTAGGACGCTTGGCTGATGCTTTGAGCGTATTTGAAAAAATGGGATCTTTGAAGTGTACACCAAATGTGGTGACATATAATACTATTCTTAAATCATTGTTTCAATCTAAAGCCCCGGTATCTGAAATTTCATCATGGTTCGAGCAAATGAAGGCGAGTGGAGTGGCTCCTAGCTCCTTTACTTATTCAATTCTCATTGATGGATTTTGCAAGACAAATAGAGTGGAGAAAGCTCTGTTGCTGCTAGAGGAGATGGATGAGAAAGGTTTTCCTCCATGTCCAGCCGCCTACTGCAGCCTGATCAACAGTCTTGGAAAAGCAAAACGGTATGAAGCTGCGAATGAGTTGTTCCAAGAACTAAAGGAGAATTCTGGATCCTTGAGTTCGAGAGTATATGCTGTGATGATCAAGCACTTTGGCAAATGTGGACATTTGGCTGAGGCAATGGATCTTTTCAATGAGATGAATAAAGTTGGGTGCAGTCCTGATGTGTATTCTTATAATGCCCTCATGTCAGGGATGGTAAAGGCTGGCATGCTAGATGAAACTCTTTCCTTGCTTCAAACAATGGAGGAAAATGGTTGCAATCCAGACATAAATTCCTACAATATAATCCTGAATGGCTTGGCAAAGACTGGTGGCCCAGAAAGAGCAATCGAGATGTTCACAAGGATGAAAAGTTCAAAGATAAAGCCGGATGCAGTCTCCTACAATACCATTCTTGGTTCTCTAAGCCGTGCTGGTATGTTTGAGGAGGCTGCTAGGTTGATGAAGGAGATGCAAGTGAAAGGCTTTGAATATGATCATATAACATACTCTTCAATACTTGAAGCAGTCGGAAAGATCGATGAAGATCGCGTTCATTCCACTTTTTAG
- the LOC113738550 gene encoding uncharacterized protein isoform X3, which produces MNYSRVQNFRKNQKQHISTKAAAMLQNQMIRRSSSSDLSEICSIGSGSSLESLASLASDSGNRFSSGTPPSALKSSDHPPKIPFQKQKAALGNKKMGKPGFLSLLADKEVRPFQNKHIILSYRLQHYKRPSGVSLPIETKTTSEKSGDEIPEASNPDDKPLKNPTSKKGQGPIQFGTRQGLKFRHESPCVFALRSWEQSSAPPQSVFSDYDLFSRPESAPGSEIKGHAIINPEGNACFRPLTFCTVHKSAGVLRLKDIQDSECYSRLEVKIPVHKVTHWFNDCILKFPPIHTTLIVFKPPSKDRKAMEDFSCVPPPPPPPPPPPPLKANPNASWTKNAKLQGRCMVLQRRMPLLERHKRLGIRSNSGAGPDASKG; this is translated from the exons ATGAATTATTCAAGAGTTCAAAACTTCCGGAAGAACCAAAAGCAGCATATTTCTACTAAAGCAGCTGCTATGCTGCAGAACCAGATGATTCGGAGGAGCTCATCTTCTGATCTGTCAGAAATTTGCTCAATTGGTTCTGGAAGCTCACTGGAGTCTCTGGCCTCCTTGGCCAGTGATTCAGGCAACAGATTTTCCTCTGGTACACCTCCATCTGCTCTGAAGTCTTCTGATCATCCACCAAAAATTCCATTTCAGAAGCAGAAAGCTGCACTAGGAAATAAGAAGATGGGAAAACCAGGCTTCCTGAGTTTACTAGCTGACAAGGAGGTCCGACCATTCCAGAACAAGCATATTATTCTCAGCTACCGGCTTCAACATTATAAGAGACCGTCAGGTGTTTCCTTACCCATCGAAACGAAAACAACTTCTGAGAAAAGTGGTGATGAAATCCCTGAAGCATCAAATCCTGATgataaacccttgaaaaacccTACATCCAAAAAAGGTCAGGGCCCAATCCAGTTTGGTACCAGACAAGGCTTAAAATTTCGTCATGAATCCCCTTGTGTGTTTGCACTCAGAAGCTGGGAACAGTCATCAGCACCGCCACAAAGTGTCTTTTCCGATTATGATCTGTTTTCCAGACCAGAATCTGCGCCTGGTTCTGAAATAAAAGGCCATGCTATCATAAACCCTGAGGGCAATGCATGTTTTCGCCCACTAACATTTTGCACTGTTCATAAATCTGCAGGTGTGCTAAGGCTAAAAGACATCCAGGATTCAGAATGCTATAGTCGACTGGAAGTTAAAATTCCAGTCCATAAAGTAACTCACTGGTTTAATGACTGCATCCTTAAATTTCCACCAATTCATACTACGTTGATTGTTTTCAAGCCGCCGAGCAAAGACCGAAAGGCTATGGAGGACTTTAGTTGtgttcctcctcctcctcctcctcctccaccacctccaccactgAAAGCTAATCCAAATGCGTCCTGGACCAAAAATGCAAAACTTCAG GGGCGATGCATGGTTTTGCAGCGAAGAATGCCGCTACTCGAGCGCCATAAAAGACTTGGAATTAGAAGCAATTCAGGAGCTGGCCCTGATGCTTCAAAGGGCTAA
- the LOC113739903 gene encoding trihelix transcription factor ENAP1-like: MDDTEDDARYPPNTYGMSQGYGSSNRQKLPVRNAGQNVINRYVEDDDVDDEEEEVEDEEEDDDNEENGVQRVERDEFDDDNEDDDDDDYGDMQRHPKKRKLKSLLSSYEFAPRVPATSAAPVPVPKPSFGGRNAVADWSEHETFILLDAWGDKFLQHGRKSLRSEEWQEVAEKVSQQSKIDRTDTQCRNRLDTLKKKYKKEKAKLGETVNFVSKWVYFQKMDMLLSSPPQQAGLSCGVDSGEYVFMNPGEYLNRSNGLDEMRDSPGISESAEAEEDDSEGLPPKRTKTVRDRGNGASFKLLADSIEKFSEIYEKIENSKRQQILELEKMRMDFHRELELQKRQILERAQAEIAKIRQGDDEDNDVSAENISR, from the coding sequence ATGGATGACACTGAGGATGATGCTAGATACCCACCAAATACTTATGGTATGAGTCAGGGTTATGGCTCGTCTAATCGCCAAAAGCTTCCTGTTCGAAATGCTGGTCAGAATGTGATTAATCGATATGTTGAGGATGACGATGTTGATGATGAAGAGGAAGAGGTTgaggatgaagaagaagatgatgacaATGAAGAAAATGGGGTTCAACGAGTAGAGAGAGATGAATTTGATGATGACAATGAGGATGATGACGATGATGATTATGGTGATATGCAGAGGCACCCCAAGAAGAGGAAGCTTAAGAGCTTGTTGTCGAGTTATGAGTTTGCACCTCGAGTCCCAGCAACATCAGCAGCACCTGTTCCTGTGCCGAAGCCATCATTTGGAGGCCGAAACGCAGTTGCTGATTGGAGTGAGCATGAAACATTCATTTTACTGGATGCTTGGGGTGACAAGTTTCTCCAGCATGGGAGGAAGAGTCTTCGGTCCGAGGAGTGGCAAGAAGTTGCAGAGAAGGTTTCCCAGCAGTCGAAAATTGATAGGACAGACACTCAATGCCGAAACCGTTTGGATACACTGAAGAAGAAGTACAAAAAGGAGAAGGCAAAATTGGGAGAGactgtgaattttgtgagtaaaTGGGTCTATTTTCAGAAAATGGATATGTTGCTGTCATCGCCTCCTCAGCAAGCTGGCCTTTCATGTGGAGTGGACTCGGGGGAGTATGTTTTCATGAACCCTGGGGAGTATCTCAACCGTTCAAATGGACTGGACGAGATGAGGGATAGCCCAGGAATTTCTGAGTCAGCAGAGGCTGAGGAGGATGATTCTGAGGGCCTGCCACCCAAGAGAACGAAGACTGTGAGGGACAGAGGGAATGGAGCTTCCTTTAAGTTACTTGCAGATTCCATTGAGAAATTTAGTGAGATATATGAAAAGATTGAAAACAGTAAGAGGCAGCAGATACTGGAACTCGAGAAGATGAGAATGGACTTCCATAGAGAATTGGAATTACAAAAGAGGCAGATCCTGGAGAGAGCTCAGGCAGAGATTGCTAAAATTCGACAAGGTGATGATGAAGACAATGATGTGTCTGCTGAGAATATCAGTAGGTGA
- the LOC113738550 gene encoding FCS-Like Zinc finger 8-like isoform X4 has protein sequence MNYSRVQNFRKNQKQHISTKAAAMLQNQMIRRSSSSDLSEICSIGSGSSLESLASLASDSGNRFSSGTPPSALKSSDHPPKIPFQKQKAALGNKKMGKPGFLSLLADKEVRPFQNKHIILSYRLQHYKRPSGVSLPIETKTTSEKSGDEIPEASNPDDKPLKNPTSKKGVLRLKDIQDSECYSRLEVKIPVHKVTHWFNDCILKFPPIHTTLIVFKPPSKDRKAMEDFSCVPPPPPPPPPPPPLKANPNASWTKNAKLQVNFLRYCMECCKVLVPKSNVYLYRGDAWFCSEECRYSSAIKDLELEAIQELALMLQRANKIKQANRAKAVKESEVASGKDKNKGKGKGIFFIG, from the exons ATGAATTATTCAAGAGTTCAAAACTTCCGGAAGAACCAAAAGCAGCATATTTCTACTAAAGCAGCTGCTATGCTGCAGAACCAGATGATTCGGAGGAGCTCATCTTCTGATCTGTCAGAAATTTGCTCAATTGGTTCTGGAAGCTCACTGGAGTCTCTGGCCTCCTTGGCCAGTGATTCAGGCAACAGATTTTCCTCTGGTACACCTCCATCTGCTCTGAAGTCTTCTGATCATCCACCAAAAATTCCATTTCAGAAGCAGAAAGCTGCACTAGGAAATAAGAAGATGGGAAAACCAGGCTTCCTGAGTTTACTAGCTGACAAGGAGGTCCGACCATTCCAGAACAAGCATATTATTCTCAGCTACCGGCTTCAACATTATAAGAGACCGTCAGGTGTTTCCTTACCCATCGAAACGAAAACAACTTCTGAGAAAAGTGGTGATGAAATCCCTGAAGCATCAAATCCTGATgataaacccttgaaaaacccTACATCCAAAAAAG GTGTGCTAAGGCTAAAAGACATCCAGGATTCAGAATGCTATAGTCGACTGGAAGTTAAAATTCCAGTCCATAAAGTAACTCACTGGTTTAATGACTGCATCCTTAAATTTCCACCAATTCATACTACGTTGATTGTTTTCAAGCCGCCGAGCAAAGACCGAAAGGCTATGGAGGACTTTAGTTGtgttcctcctcctcctcctcctcctccaccacctccaccactgAAAGCTAATCCAAATGCGTCCTGGACCAAAAATGCAAAACTTCAGGTGAACTTCTTAAGGTATTGCATGGAATGCTGCAAAGTACTTGTGCCCAAGAGTAATGTCTACTTGTACAG GGGCGATGCATGGTTTTGCAGCGAAGAATGCCGCTACTCGAGCGCCATAAAAGACTTGGAATTAGAAGCAATTCAGGAGCTGGCCCTGATGCTTCAAAGGGCTAATAAGATTAAGCAGGCTAACAGGGCCAAAGCAGTAAAAGAAAGTGAAGTCGCTTCAGGCAAGGACAAGAACAAGGGCAAGGGGAAAGGCATCTTTTTCATCGGATGA
- the LOC113738550 gene encoding uncharacterized protein isoform X1, with product MNYSRVQNFRKNQKQHISTKAAAMLQNQMIRRSSSSDLSEICSIGSGSSLESLASLASDSGNRFSSGTPPSALKSSDHPPKIPFQKQKAALGNKKMGKPGFLSLLADKEVRPFQNKHIILSYRLQHYKRPSGVSLPIETKTTSEKSGDEIPEASNPDDKPLKNPTSKKGQGPIQFGTRQGLKFRHESPCVFALRSWEQSSAPPQSVFSDYDLFSRPESAPGSEIKGHAIINPEGNACFRPLTFCTVHKSAGVLRLKDIQDSECYSRLEVKIPVHKVTHWFNDCILKFPPIHTTLIVFKPPSKDRKAMEDFSCVPPPPPPPPPPPPLKANPNASWTKNAKLQVNFLRYCMECCKVLVPKSNVYLYRGDAWFCSEECRYSSAIKDLELEAIQELALMLQRANKIKQANRAKAVKESEVASGKDKNKGKGKGIFFIG from the exons ATGAATTATTCAAGAGTTCAAAACTTCCGGAAGAACCAAAAGCAGCATATTTCTACTAAAGCAGCTGCTATGCTGCAGAACCAGATGATTCGGAGGAGCTCATCTTCTGATCTGTCAGAAATTTGCTCAATTGGTTCTGGAAGCTCACTGGAGTCTCTGGCCTCCTTGGCCAGTGATTCAGGCAACAGATTTTCCTCTGGTACACCTCCATCTGCTCTGAAGTCTTCTGATCATCCACCAAAAATTCCATTTCAGAAGCAGAAAGCTGCACTAGGAAATAAGAAGATGGGAAAACCAGGCTTCCTGAGTTTACTAGCTGACAAGGAGGTCCGACCATTCCAGAACAAGCATATTATTCTCAGCTACCGGCTTCAACATTATAAGAGACCGTCAGGTGTTTCCTTACCCATCGAAACGAAAACAACTTCTGAGAAAAGTGGTGATGAAATCCCTGAAGCATCAAATCCTGATgataaacccttgaaaaacccTACATCCAAAAAAGGTCAGGGCCCAATCCAGTTTGGTACCAGACAAGGCTTAAAATTTCGTCATGAATCCCCTTGTGTGTTTGCACTCAGAAGCTGGGAACAGTCATCAGCACCGCCACAAAGTGTCTTTTCCGATTATGATCTGTTTTCCAGACCAGAATCTGCGCCTGGTTCTGAAATAAAAGGCCATGCTATCATAAACCCTGAGGGCAATGCATGTTTTCGCCCACTAACATTTTGCACTGTTCATAAATCTGCAGGTGTGCTAAGGCTAAAAGACATCCAGGATTCAGAATGCTATAGTCGACTGGAAGTTAAAATTCCAGTCCATAAAGTAACTCACTGGTTTAATGACTGCATCCTTAAATTTCCACCAATTCATACTACGTTGATTGTTTTCAAGCCGCCGAGCAAAGACCGAAAGGCTATGGAGGACTTTAGTTGtgttcctcctcctcctcctcctcctccaccacctccaccactgAAAGCTAATCCAAATGCGTCCTGGACCAAAAATGCAAAACTTCAGGTGAACTTCTTAAGGTATTGCATGGAATGCTGCAAAGTACTTGTGCCCAAGAGTAATGTCTACTTGTACAG GGGCGATGCATGGTTTTGCAGCGAAGAATGCCGCTACTCGAGCGCCATAAAAGACTTGGAATTAGAAGCAATTCAGGAGCTGGCCCTGATGCTTCAAAGGGCTAATAAGATTAAGCAGGCTAACAGGGCCAAAGCAGTAAAAGAAAGTGAAGTCGCTTCAGGCAAGGACAAGAACAAGGGCAAGGGGAAAGGCATCTTTTTCATCGGATGA